The sequence below is a genomic window from Acidilobus saccharovorans 345-15.
CCCTCATGTCGAGCGGCCACATACCGGGCTCCGCCTCAGTGCTGGTTGACGTGAACGGCAGGAAGGTGCTGTACACCAGCGACATGAACACCATAGAGACGAAGCTCATGAACCCCCACAAGCTGACCGGGGTGAAGGCCGACGCCGTGATAATAGAGTCCACCTACTCCACCGTGACGCACCCCGAGAGGGAAAACACCGAGAAGGAGTTCTACGAGTCAGTGGAGGACGTGGTCAAGAGGGGCGGCACCGTGCTTGTCCCCGCGTTCAGCGTAGCCAGGGGGCAGGAGATAATGTGCCTCCTCGAGGAGAAGGGCTTCGGCTGGCCCGTCTGGATAGACGGCATGATAAGGTCCGTCACCGACCTTTACCTGGCGCACAGCAGCTTCATCAAGGACCCCAGGCTCCTCGCCAAGGCCCTTGAGGACCAGAAGGTGGTGAAGGGCTGGGGGGACAGGAAGAAGGCACTAAAGAAACCCGGAGTCATAATATCAAGCGCGGGCATGCTGAAGGGCGGCCCGAGCCTGTACTACTACACAAGGATGGTTCAGAACGAGAAGGACGCAGTGTTCCTAGTGAGCTACCAGGCGCCGGGCACCCCTGGCAGGCAGGCCCTTGAGGAGGGAGTATTCTTTGACGGCGAGAGGAAGCTGCCCGTGAAGGCGAGGCTGCAGATATTCGACTTCTCGAGCCACACAGACTGGAAGGGAGTCTTACAGACGTTGAAGTCCCTGGCCGGGGTCAGGAAGGTCATCCTGGTCCACGGGGAGCCCCAGGGCCAGATGAGGCTGGCGTCAAAGATAAAGGACGAGCTGGGCGACGTTGAGGTCCTGGTGCCCCAGAACGGCGACGAGATACCCGTCGACTAGCGGCAGCCTTATTTGTCTGGACCTCCACAGCTCAAGTGAATGAGGAATTTGCCGAGTGCTGAGCCGTTGAGGCTGTGAAGAGAGGGAACCTCGCCTGACGCTTAGTTGCGTTCTCCCTTAGCGAGAAGCCACCTGGCAAACTCCAGGAAGCCGGCGCCTCCCCTGCCCCTGGCCACGAACTTAACCTTAACCTTAACCGCGGGGGCCGCGTCGCCCGGGCAGCCGCTTATGGGCACCACTGAGAGCATGTCGAGGTCGTTCTCGCCGTCCCCTATGGCTGCCGCCTCGGAGGCGCTGACCCCTATTAGCTCAAGGGCCCTCAGGAGCCCCTCGCCCTTGCCGTTGCCAGGGTTTATGTGGACGGCGTAGCCGCTCCAGAGGACTCTGAGGCCGTGGGCCTCGGCTATCTCTGACACAGCCCTCAGCAGCTCGGCCTTCGAGTTCTCGTCTACCCCCCTGGGCATGAAGAAGGCCATGTCGTGGTACCTGAACTCGTTCTGCCAGCTGGGCCTGAGGCCGAGGTCCTGGAGCTTCCTGAGCAGCCCCTCGGGGGGCCTGCCGGAGCACACGTGGTATATCTGTCCCCTGTACATTATGACGCAGCCGTTCTCAGCCACGACGGGGCCGCTGGAGCCAAGGTAGACGCTGAGGCCTGCGGTCACGGGGAGGCTGTTGCCTGAGACCAGGATAACCTTGACCCCGCGGGACTCCAGCAGCCTTATCCCCCTGATCGCGTGCACGCTTACCCTTAGGTCGCCCCTCCTCACGGTGAGCGTGCCGTCAACGTCTGACCCGACAGCCTTCAGCGGCAACCGCGCTCCCAGCTTTAGCTCTCGCAGTAAATATTAAAGCCCCTACATACTTCTAAAGTAATTGAAGCACAGATTCGGAGGTAACTTAATATGAGCGACAGCGTTGTGAGCCTGATAGCAAGAAAGAAAATAGTTAATGACCCAGACTTCGTCCTGTCGCAGATAAAGGACGGCGACGTCGTTGCCATCTCAGGCTTCAACGAGATAACGTCGCCCGACTACCTCATAGAAAGGCTCTACAGGCTGTACTTGAAGACCGGCCACCCCAGGAACCTCTTCATAATAAGTGACACGTTCCCTGGGACGCCAGGCAGGGGGCTTGACAGCATAGCCCAGATGATGTACAAGAGGGGGGACAGGGACTTCATAAGGGGCATGCTGGTGGCCTTCTACGGCTGGAGCGAGACCCTCCAGAAGATGATAAAGGAGGAGTGGTTCGAGGCCTACGCCTGGAGCATCGGGATCCTGGCCTACTGGTTCAGGGAGGTCGGGAGCGGCAGGCCTGGCGTCCTGACCAGGGTCGGACTCAACACCACCGCTGACCCAAGGTATGACGGAACAGCCCTTAACGAGACCGCCAAGGAGAGGAGGACTGTCAAGGTGCAGCTGCTCAACATAGACGGTAAGGAGTACCTGCTCTACACCGCCCCGAAGCCCAAGTTCGCCCTCATAAGGGGGAGCACGGCCGACGAGATAGGAAACCTGTCCCTCGAGGACGAGGTGGCTTACGGCACCGTGCTTAACATAGCTCAGGCGACTAAGGCCATGCCAGAGAAGGGCACAGTCATAGCCCAGGTGCTCAGGGTGGCCAGGTTCGGCACCATTAACCCCAAGAGCGTGGTCGTTCCCGGCCCGCTGGTGGACTACGTTGTAGTTGCGCCCAGGGAGTACCACAGGCAGTCCCACAGCTTTGACTACGACCCCATAGTAGCTGGAAGGGTGATACCCCCGGCTGACGTTATGACGGCGCAGATGGAGAGCGGCCTGGACGAGAGGAAGGTAGTGGCCAGGAGGGTGGCCCTTGAGCTTGCCAGGCTCGTGGAGAAGTACGGGAGGCCTGTGGTGGTCAACCTCGGCGTGGGCATACCGGCTATGGTGGGCGAGGTGGCGATGGAGGAGGACATACAGGACCTGGTGGTGCTCACCGTTGAGTCAGGCACGTGGGGAGGAAGGCCGCTCTACGGCCCTGACTTTGGGGTCTCCATAGGGGCCTTCGCAGTGCTCTCGGTGCCGGACCAGTTCACCATGTACGAGGGAGGGGTCATCGACGCGGCCTCCCTGGGCTTCATGCAGATAGACAAGTACGGCAATGTCAACTCGTTCTTCACGGAGTCAAAGATACCTGGGCCAGGAGGGTTCCCAGCTATAGCGTCAGGGGCGCCTGACATCTACTATGCAGGCCTCTTCACGGCTGGCAGGGGGACAAAGTATGAGGTGGCCGACGGGAAGCTAAGGATAATCTCCGACGGAAACATAGTTAAGTTTGTCAACAAGGTGGACAAGGTCGGGTGCTCCTCGAAGGTTATGATAGAGAATAGGAAGAACGTGCTTTACATAACCGAGAGGGCTGTGTTCAGGCTGACGCCCGAGGGACTGGAGCTCATAGAGGTGGCCCCTGGCGTCGACCTGGAGAAGGACGTGCTCGCCAAGATGGAGTTCAAGCCTATAATGAAGAGGGAGCCGGAGCTCATGGACCCGAGGATCTTCATGCCCAAGAAGATGGGCATGAAGGAGGAGCTAGTGAAGGCCATAAGGGTCTGAGGCTAACGCTTTTCTTTTCCTCCACGCCCGAGGGCGCGGGGTCCTTAGTGGGCACGTGCGAGGTTAAGGCAAGAAAGGGCCTCATAAGGGTCTCCTCCGAGGTCGTCGGAGGGGTCATAGCCAGGGTCAGCATAACGGGAGACTTCATGGTTATCCCGGAGGACAAGGTCTTCGAGCTTGAGGAGAGCCTCGTTAACACCAGGTTTGACAGGGGCGAGGTCTCCGGCGTCGTCAGGAGGGTGCTCCAGGGCTCAAGCCTGGTAGGCTGCTCCGAGGAGGACTTTGTGGACGCCATAATGTGCTCGGGTGAGGGCGATGCAGCTTAGGGTCCTGCTCTACGAGACCCCTGACGACCCATACATGAACTTGGCGTTCGAGGAGGCCCTGCCCAGGGCGAGGGGCTGCGGCATCTCCCCTGACACGCTTAGGCTTTGGAGGAACCGCAGGGCAGTTGTAATAGGCTACTTCCAGAGGGCCGAGGAGGAGGTGAACCTCGCAGAGGCAGAGAGGCAGGGCGTGAAGGTGGTGAGGAGGTTCACCGGCGGAGGGGCAGCATATCATGACCTTGGCAACATAAACTACGCAATATCGCTCTCCCTGGGCGAGAGGAAGGTAAGCAACCCCGTCGACTTCATATTCACGGAGCTCATAAGGGCCCCCGTTGAGGCGCTAAGGTCCCTGGGCTTTGAGGCCTCGGTGCAGAACGTCAACGACATAATTGTTGACAACAGGAAGGTGAGCGGCACGGCGGCAACGGTGTCCTGGGGCTCCATATTCTTCCATGGCGCCATGCTGGTGAGCGCAGACCTCAGCGCCCTGGCCTCCGTCCTTAAGGTGCCCCTCAAGAAGCTCATAGACAAGGGGGTCTCGAGCGTCAAGTACAGGGTAACGAACCTGGCCGCCCTGAGGCCTGGGACCACTGTCAACGATGTTGCCTCCGCCCTAGCCAGCTCGTTCGCAAAGGTTCTGGGCTACGACGGCGTTAAGTACGACCTGCCCACGTCTGAGGAGCTGGAGATGGCGGAGATACTCTACACTTACAAGTACTCAGACAGGTCATGGAACATGGACAGGGCGCCCCACAGGCAGTTCAGGAGGGCCGAGGAGGAGCTCATGAGGGTATGTAGGAGGTAGCGTATCATATGCACTAAGCTGAGCGCTTAAAATCCCCACTGTGCGGACACTATTAAGGTGAGCTCCTTGAGCGTCTGGACCTCAAAGGTAGGTGACGTTGCAAGGAAGAACGTGGTGTCCGCGACCGCCGATGCCACGCTTGCGGAGGCCGCGAGGCTCATGTACACCAAGGGCACCGGCAGCGTCGTAGTTGTGTCTCCAGAGGGGAAAGTGATAGGCATCTTCACTGAGAGGGACCTGAGCAGGGTGGTGGCGGACAGGGTCAGCTATGACTCAAAGCTCGGCGACTTAATGACCAAGGACCCGGTGACCATAAGGGATGACGAGCCCATAACTAAGGCTGTGGAGCTGCTTTCAACCCGCAAGATAAGGCACCTGCCCGTGGTTGACAGGGAGGGAAAGCTCGTGGGCATAATAACGGCCAGGGACATAGTTGACATAACCGAGAGGTACCTGGCGTCGACAGGCTTCGTCTCGGAGTGACCTCAGCCTTCAAGGTCTCGCAGGTCAAACGTCATAAGTATCACGAAGAGGTCTATGAGCACTATTCCGTAGGCCTCGAGGGTGGCCGCCGAGGGCCACCTGAAGGCTATGGCCCCGGCGGGCCCGATAACCCCAATGGCCACCTCCGCGGCCCCTCTTTTTGCCCTACCCGAGACTATGGAGCCCGCGCCCCACACTATGGACGTCATGTCCATCTGAGCGAAGAACCACTGCGAGACGAAGACGTGGGGGTATGTGCCCTCGTGGAACACGCCTATCAGGGCAAGGAACAGGCCGGCGACCATCATAAATGAGGCGCCCACGGCCTCTAGCTTCTCGCTGCTGACGCTGACCGCGTACGAGGCGAAGGCTATTATGAGGGCGCCGACCGCTATAAGGCCATAGTTGTAGAGCCATGGGTCTGTGGCCCTGGGACCTCCCAGGTCGCTGAAGGCGTTTTTGGTGAACACGAACCAGGGGTTAATGGACACGCAAGCAATAATAATTACCCATGCCACCGCCGCCGCAGTGATGCCAAGGTACCTGAGGGCCCGCAAGTAAAACCCCTGTGGGTTAAGGGGCCGGAGGCTAAAATCTAAGCCTTTGACCTGGCGTAGAGGTAGAAGCTGGCGTAGGGGTAGCCGTGGACAAGCTTAACGACCTCGTTAACTTTTTCGCTGTCCTTGGCCACCACAACGACGTAGCCCATGTTCATAGCCTTCTCAAGCTCCCCCCTCCTGGCCAGGGAGGCCAGCCTCCTGTAGTAACTTGGCGAAACGGAGGGCGACCTGCCAGTGAGCTTGAGGTACCTGGCGGAGACCAGGGGGGCGGCCGTGGGGGAGGCGCCTATAACCACTGAGCCCTCCCCCACGAGCTCCTCAACCTCTATAACGTCCTTTATGGCGCGGTCGACGCACTCGTCCAGGCTGTCACACCTCACCACCTTGCCCAGCCTGACGCCTCCCAGAGGGGGCCTGACCCCCCTGGCGAGGAGCTCCTCTATGGCCCTCTTGACCTGGGAGTCAGCCAGCTGCTGCCCTCCCCTTGCCCTGGCCGCCACTGCCGCCTCCAGCAGGTCCGAGAGCTCCTTGACCTTCCTGCCCTCCCTCAGGGAGAGCCAGAGCGATATGGCGTAGAGCTCAGGGTCAAGGTACCTCCTCGGCCTCCTCCAGCCCGAGGTCACGGAGACCAGGGCCACGAGGCCGTCGTAGCTTATCGACTTACAGGCCTCCTGCGCCTTCAGCCCTATTGAGGCGTCGTTGTCGCAGATGTTAAAGTAGACCCTGCGGCCCTCCAGCCCCCTCACGGCCCTTGATATGCACGTGCCGTCGCTCATCGGTATGCACCACCCCGCCTCCTCCTCGACCTTCTCCCTCGGCAGGTCGTAGGCCAGCAGCGGCCCCCTGACGACCTCGTAGTCTATCAGGCCCGCCACCCTCAGCACGTCAAGGTACTTGACGAGCCCCCACTCGCCCTCCCTGCCCTTGATGGGGATCGGGATGACGCCGTCCCTGTACTTGACGTACTGCATGGCCTCGGCTATCAGCTGCAGGGTCCTGTGCACGCTGAGGGGCCTTATGGCCTCCCCCTTGGCCATGGCCGACTGCACGGTCATGTCAGAGGGGTTGTAAAGTATGACAGCCCTCGCGGGCTTCCCATCCCTCCCGGCCCTGCCTATCTCCTGGTACAGGTCCTCCACGCTGCCGCTCGGCGCGGCGTGAAGGGTCCACCTTATGTTAGGTATGTCAACACCCATGCCGAAGGCCTTGGTGGCCACCACTATCCTTGGCCCCCTGCCCGTGCGGGAGGAGCTTACTATCTCCTCCTCGACCCGCCTCCTCTCGGAGTCGCTCAGCTGGCCGTGGTACACGGCTATGTCCTCGCCCAGCCTCCTGCCCAGGAACTTGGCCACCTCCTCGGCGTTAAGCCAGGGCCTTGAGTCACTCTGGACGAACGGCACGAACACTATACCAACCCACGGCCCCCCGAGCGAGTCGGCCCACCTGGTGAGCTCCTCCGCGTGGGCCGCTATGTCCTCAAGCCTGTCAGGGCCGTCCCTGGCTGGCACAACATCAATGGAGATCTCAGGCCTCAGGGACGGGGCCCTCAGGACCACTGGCTTGCCCGAGTAGCTCACCTCCGCGGTCTCAGGGCCCAGGGATATACGGCGCTCCTCGTAGTCCTGGTAGCCGAGCTCGCTCAGGACGTCCCTGACCACGTCAGAGGGAGCTGAGGCGGTGAGGGCAACTATCGGGGGCCACCCGGCCGAGGCCCTGTCCTTGAGCTGCCTGGCGACGTACAGGTAGCTTGGCCTGAAGCTGAGCCCCCACCTTGAGAGGGCGTGGGCCTCGTCGAGCACCACGAGGCTCGCCTCGCCCGAGGTTGACACCAGCTCGGAGGCAGGCCCCGAGCTGAAGCCCTCGGGCGTCACGTAGACCAGGTCCAGGAGACCCTCCCTGGCAGCGGCTATTATCTCCCTCTTCCTTGAAGGCGGCACACTCGAGTCTATGTAGGCGGCCCTGAGCCCCCTCGACCTGGCGTTCTTCACCTGGTCGTGCATGAGCGCCCTCAGGGGGCTTATCACTATGGCCGTTGACCCCAGTCCCAGGTCCTCGAAGGCCTTCGCAGTCACCTGGAAGATCGCGCTCTTCCCGGCCCCAGTGGGAAGTATGACCATCAGCGCTGAGGCCCTGCCCGAGGAGGCCATCTGGGCCAACACCCTCACGGCGAGGCCCTGGTAGGGCCTCAGGCTCAGGTTGGCGCCCCAGAGCCTCTTGAACGCGTTCTCGGCCTCCTCCATTATATCAGTGTCGCTGAGCTCCACATCAATCTCGTGCCTCGCCGGTGCCACCAGCTCTATGTCGTCCCTCCTCTCGGCCTCGGCGTGGAGGGCCCTGCTGACCGCCAGGCCCCCGTTCTTGGCCACAAGCTCTATGACGGAGTCCACAAGCCTGTCGTGGACGCCATATGCCGTGTCCTCGGGCTCTGCTCTGATCAGCCTCTCGGGGAACACTATAATGGAGCGGTCGGCCACGCCCCCGGCCTCAGGCATGGCCAGGTAGTCATCCCATGATATGAAGCCCAGGCCTCCCCTGGAGAACCAGGAGTCTATGGTTTCAGCAGTTATGAACGTGCCTCCGTGGGCGCTGGCGGCCGCCCTGGCGAGGGCCCTCGTTGGGACTATTATCAGCGGCCTGGAGGCCCCCGAGGCCATGGCGACAGCTGACGACACCGCCTCAGAGGCCCCCCTGAGGCCGCCCAATATGGGCTCGCCGTAGGCCTTCACCTTGCCCTTGTTGGGGGCCGCCATGCCGAGGGACTCCGCCAGCCTCTGGGGGACGTAAGAGTTGGCGGTGAGCCTTATGTTCTTGGCTCCGGGGCACCTCACCTTGAGCTTCCTAAGGAGCTCCTCCTCGTCAGGCGGAGGCCTTGAGGGGATGCAGTCGTCGTAGGTGCGAGCGCAGTCAAGTAGGACTTCTATATCATCGAGGCACGCCAGGTCCCACGGCTCAACCTGGCTGCCAGGCCTTGGGCCTGCGGCCGTCTGCACCAGGGAGGCCATTATGGCTTTAGCTATTGACCTGCCCTCGTCGCCGTCAAGGCTTGAGAGTCTGATGGCCCTCAGGGGGTCGCCTCCCCTTGAGGCCAGCGCCTTGATGACTGTAGCTGCCACGTAGTCGTCCTGGGGGGCCCGCGAGGGGCTCACCGAGAACGGCCTCCACAGCGGCATGTAGGCCCTGGGCCTGTCCGTGACAACTATGGAGCGCTGTTCCTTGACGCCGCGCTGCCCCACGACGGAGTTCACCACGTCCCTATACTTGACTATTTCGGAGGCGCCCCTCACGTCCTCGGGCATCTTTTCCCACTCGACCCCAACCCTGTTCAGTATGTCAACCGAGCTCTCGACCGCTGCAAGGACCACGGCTGACGGGGGAAGCATGGGGTTAACCCCTAGGTTGTAGGCTATTGACGCCAGCGAGGGCCTCACGTCAGGGTAGGCCAGCCTCACGAGCCTCCTGGCGTTTACAGCCCCCCTGAGGCCGCAGCTGCCCCAGCTTATGACAAGCTTCGCCCCTGAGAGCTCAGCTATGGAGCTCATTGCCTCCTCCGGCGGCGGGGACCTCCATGAGCTCCCAGGCGGCGGCACCTCGGTTACGACGCCATCTACCATGACCTCCCTGTAGTCGCCCTCGCACACAGCAACCATGACCTTTGAGCTGCCGGAGAGCTTTGGTTGCTCCTGCAGTAGCCTTGACGCCTCGGCTTCCCACTTGGAGAGCGCCAGCCCAAGTGAGTAGGCCCTCGCCCTGCGGAGGGTGACGGAGGGCACCGAGCAGCCCCTTGAGGCCAGGTATATGACGTCCTCGTAAAGTCCAAGGGAGATGAGCGACTCCGCCAGCCTCTCCGAGCCCTTGGGGCACGACCTCAGGGACCTCACTATAGCGGAGACCTGCTGCCTGCTTATGCCTAGGGACTCGGCAGAGGAGGCCACTTCGACTATGCTGTCGGGGTTCACCTTCAGCCTCAGGGAGGTGAGGAGCCTTGACAGCAGCCTCTTCCTGTAGGCTACATAGGTCGCCGCGCCCGCAGCGGCCGCTGCACCTGCAGCTAGGACGGCCTCTTGCACGCTGGCTCTCCTGGCTCCTCTAGGACCGGGCCCGCTTAAGGGAAGGAGAGCTCAAAAGCTAAAAAGGCTCAGACGTCAACGACCACTACCATGTTGTCCATCAGGAACCTGTAGAGCTTCCTCACGGTGGACTCCTTTATGCCGACTACCTTGGCCACGTCGCTCTGGCTTATCTCATAGCCGTTAAGCCTTGCAACCAGGTAGACGGCGGCCGCCGCCAGGGCCTCGGGCTTCTTGCCGTATGGTGTCTTGCCTGCCACGCCCAGGGACTTCCTTATGAAGTTCAGCGAGTCCTGCACGACTTGCTGAGGCAGCGACAGGCTTGACGCTATCCTGTTAATGTAGGTGAAGGACCTCTCCAGCACCCTGCCCTGGCCCTCGGAGGCCACGACGACCTTAAGCATGTCAAGGGCGCCGACGTCGTTGAGCTTCTTAAGGCCGTCCCATAGGTCGTTGTCGTCTATCTCAAAGAAGCTCTCTATCTCGCCCTTAGATATGCTTAAGTTGTAGACCTCTACCACCTTCTCCAGGGCGGCGGCCACGACCTTGTTCACGTCCCTGCCTATGGGCTTCTTGGCCCTCTCAGCGTAGGCGTGGAGCACCTGCCCTAGGGCGTCCTTGGCGCTGTCGCTCAGCTCAAAGGCGCTCGCCGCCTTCTTGGCTATGGAGAACATGTTGACCAGCGGCGCCTCGCCCTTGAGCAGCGGGTGGGAGCTGCCTATCCTCATCCTCAGGTTCCTGACCCTCATCAGCGGCGACCTTGACCTGGCCGGGCTCATCCTCAGGTTGCCTATGCCTAGGTCATGCATCAGGGGGTCGTTGGAGTACGAGGCCCTCTCAACGCCCTTCACGTTGCCGTTGCTGAGCGACCTCCACTCAGGGCCGTCACTGAGCTCGTTGCCGTCGTATATGTAGCCACAGTTGGGACAGACGAGAACCCCATTATCATCAACAAGCTTGGAGCCGCACCTGGGACACACGAGTGGGGCAACCACGTCTAATCACCTTCTCCTGTGATGGCTCCTCCTCCTGGGGGGCGAGAATATGAGGAAGAGCTCGTCCCCCTCCTTAACTGAGGCGCCCGGGCTCAGCTTGACCAGCAGGTATGGGGAGTTGACGTTTCCTATTATGTCGGCGGCCGACCCCACGAGCCTGCGGTCAGGGTTGATCACGGGCGACCCTTGCCTGAACTTCCTTACATCTATGTCGGCCCTGACCACGGCTAGGCCGTTGACTATGCCTGAGACCTTGCCGATCCTTAGGACTTCCCGGGCGCCTCCCTCCATAAGTTCCCCCCAGCGGGTGCCAAGGTTAGATGTCGCGGCCCTATAAGAAAACCTGGCAGGCAACCGCGGTCCTTGCCCCCAAGCTGTGGGAAAGGGGCCGCCTGAAGCGGGAGGCCAAGTCCTCACCTAAAGCTGAAAGGATAGTAAACCGAGATAAAGCTTAAAAAGACCTCACAGAAGCTCCCTCAGGTCCTGCCTGGCCCTTGCTGAGGCGTCCCCTACCACGGGCTCGCCGTGCCCTGGGAGCAGGACCCTGAAGTCCAGCGACAGCAGCCTCCTCACCGACTCCCTGGCCCTCTGCATGTCAGCGGTGAACAGGGGCGGCGGGCCCTGGACCCTGCCGTCGCGGAAGTTCAGGTTGTCGCCGGCGAATAGGTGCTCCCCGTCGTAGAGGGCTATGGAGCCGGGCGTGTGCCCTGGGACGTGGATCACCCTGAGCCCGTGGACCTCGTCGCCGTCGTTTAGGACAACGTCTGGCTTGACCGGCTTGAACCAGCGGTAGGCCTCGACGGCCTCCCTTGGGGCTTCCTTGGGGAGCTGAGGGGGTACCAGGCCCTCAAGTATTGGGGCGTCGTCCCTGTGCACGTATATCTTGGCCCCTGTGGCCGAGCGAATGGCGTTCGCGCTGCCAGAGTGATCCAGGTGGTAGTGGGTCAAAACTATGGCCTTGACCTGGGAGGGGCTGAAGCCCAGGGACCTTATGGAGTCCAACACCAGGCCGTCCTTGCCCGGAATGCCCGTGTCTATTATGATGAGGCCGTCCTCCTGGACGTAAAAGTATATGTTGCCGTTAGTCTCCTCCACGGGCACCCTGTAGACCCTGCTCGTCACCTGAAGGACCACTGCTCCCACGCGATGCGAGTAAGTCGGGAAAAGATATAAAGTTTTAATTAGTATACCCGAGGCCATCAGCCCCGCAGGAGTCCACGGTCAAAGGGGGTCCGACCCTCTTAACTCCAATGCCCGTATGCTCCCGTCGGGAGTACATGTGTGGTACTGGCTGGGGGTCACCTACATAGCGGCGCTCTCAATAGTTGACTTCATGATGTTCAACTACATAGGGTTCAGGACGGACGTGTCGGACATAGACTACGGCATAATCGGGGCCGCATGGAGCGCCGTGTTCATAGCTTCCAGCGAGTTCCTCGGCAGGCTGGCCGACAGGGGGGACTACCGTAAGCTGACGGCGGTGTCGCTCGTGGCCATAGCAGTGGCTTCCCTGCTGTTTGGCCTGGCGAGGGGCGTTGAGCTTATGGCGATAGCCTACATGTTCCACGCTGTTGCCACTGCGGCCGCTAACCTCGGCTTCTCGGCTGGCATGTTTGAGCTGT
It includes:
- a CDS encoding MBL fold metallo-hydrolase, which produces MGSSDETPKVRILGSGREVGRAAIGVEHRGRMVLLDYGVNFDENEQPIYPLHVRPKDVEALVLTHSHLDHVGAAPALFISVKPRLLATPLTLDVTRLLLYDMIKLNGPNLIFDNSTVDDMLGVAESVDYERSFELDDFTLTLMSSGHIPGSASVLVDVNGRKVLYTSDMNTIETKLMNPHKLTGVKADAVIIESTYSTVTHPERENTEKEFYESVEDVVKRGGTVLVPAFSVARGQEIMCLLEEKGFGWPVWIDGMIRSVTDLYLAHSSFIKDPRLLAKALEDQKVVKGWGDRKKALKKPGVIISSAGMLKGGPSLYYYTRMVQNEKDAVFLVSYQAPGTPGRQALEEGVFFDGERKLPVKARLQIFDFSSHTDWKGVLQTLKSLAGVRKVILVHGEPQGQMRLASKIKDELGDVEVLVPQNGDEIPVD
- a CDS encoding phosphoglycolate phosphatase, translating into MPLKAVGSDVDGTLTVRRGDLRVSVHAIRGIRLLESRGVKVILVSGNSLPVTAGLSVYLGSSGPVVAENGCVIMYRGQIYHVCSGRPPEGLLRKLQDLGLRPSWQNEFRYHDMAFFMPRGVDENSKAELLRAVSEIAEAHGLRVLWSGYAVHINPGNGKGEGLLRALELIGVSASEAAAIGDGENDLDMLSVVPISGCPGDAAPAVKVKVKFVARGRGGAGFLEFARWLLAKGERN
- a CDS encoding acyl CoA:acetate/3-ketoacid CoA transferase → MSDSVVSLIARKKIVNDPDFVLSQIKDGDVVAISGFNEITSPDYLIERLYRLYLKTGHPRNLFIISDTFPGTPGRGLDSIAQMMYKRGDRDFIRGMLVAFYGWSETLQKMIKEEWFEAYAWSIGILAYWFREVGSGRPGVLTRVGLNTTADPRYDGTALNETAKERRTVKVQLLNIDGKEYLLYTAPKPKFALIRGSTADEIGNLSLEDEVAYGTVLNIAQATKAMPEKGTVIAQVLRVARFGTINPKSVVVPGPLVDYVVVAPREYHRQSHSFDYDPIVAGRVIPPADVMTAQMESGLDERKVVARRVALELARLVEKYGRPVVVNLGVGIPAMVGEVAMEEDIQDLVVLTVESGTWGGRPLYGPDFGVSIGAFAVLSVPDQFTMYEGGVIDAASLGFMQIDKYGNVNSFFTESKIPGPGGFPAIASGAPDIYYAGLFTAGRGTKYEVADGKLRIISDGNIVKFVNKVDKVGCSSKVMIENRKNVLYITERAVFRLTPEGLELIEVAPGVDLEKDVLAKMEFKPIMKREPELMDPRIFMPKKMGMKEELVKAIRV
- a CDS encoding lipoate protein ligase C-terminal domain-containing protein, which gives rise to MGTCEVKARKGLIRVSSEVVGGVIARVSITGDFMVIPEDKVFELEESLVNTRFDRGEVSGVVRRVLQGSSLVGCSEEDFVDAIMCSGEGDAA
- a CDS encoding lipoate--protein ligase family protein, which codes for MQLRVLLYETPDDPYMNLAFEEALPRARGCGISPDTLRLWRNRRAVVIGYFQRAEEEVNLAEAERQGVKVVRRFTGGGAAYHDLGNINYAISLSLGERKVSNPVDFIFTELIRAPVEALRSLGFEASVQNVNDIIVDNRKVSGTAATVSWGSIFFHGAMLVSADLSALASVLKVPLKKLIDKGVSSVKYRVTNLAALRPGTTVNDVASALASSFAKVLGYDGVKYDLPTSEELEMAEILYTYKYSDRSWNMDRAPHRQFRRAEEELMRVCRR
- a CDS encoding CBS domain-containing protein, translated to MSSLSVWTSKVGDVARKNVVSATADATLAEAARLMYTKGTGSVVVVSPEGKVIGIFTERDLSRVVADRVSYDSKLGDLMTKDPVTIRDDEPITKAVELLSTRKIRHLPVVDREGKLVGIITARDIVDITERYLASTGFVSE
- a CDS encoding DUF998 domain-containing protein, with amino-acid sequence MRALRYLGITAAAVAWVIIIACVSINPWFVFTKNAFSDLGGPRATDPWLYNYGLIAVGALIIAFASYAVSVSSEKLEAVGASFMMVAGLFLALIGVFHEGTYPHVFVSQWFFAQMDMTSIVWGAGSIVSGRAKRGAAEVAIGVIGPAGAIAFRWPSAATLEAYGIVLIDLFVILMTFDLRDLEG
- a CDS encoding DEAD/DEAH box helicase translates to MQEAVLAAGAAAAAGAATYVAYRKRLLSRLLTSLRLKVNPDSIVEVASSAESLGISRQQVSAIVRSLRSCPKGSERLAESLISLGLYEDVIYLASRGCSVPSVTLRRARAYSLGLALSKWEAEASRLLQEQPKLSGSSKVMVAVCEGDYREVMVDGVVTEVPPPGSSWRSPPPEEAMSSIAELSGAKLVISWGSCGLRGAVNARRLVRLAYPDVRPSLASIAYNLGVNPMLPPSAVVLAAVESSVDILNRVGVEWEKMPEDVRGASEIVKYRDVVNSVVGQRGVKEQRSIVVTDRPRAYMPLWRPFSVSPSRAPQDDYVAATVIKALASRGGDPLRAIRLSSLDGDEGRSIAKAIMASLVQTAAGPRPGSQVEPWDLACLDDIEVLLDCARTYDDCIPSRPPPDEEELLRKLKVRCPGAKNIRLTANSYVPQRLAESLGMAAPNKGKVKAYGEPILGGLRGASEAVSSAVAMASGASRPLIIVPTRALARAAASAHGGTFITAETIDSWFSRGGLGFISWDDYLAMPEAGGVADRSIIVFPERLIRAEPEDTAYGVHDRLVDSVIELVAKNGGLAVSRALHAEAERRDDIELVAPARHEIDVELSDTDIMEEAENAFKRLWGANLSLRPYQGLAVRVLAQMASSGRASALMVILPTGAGKSAIFQVTAKAFEDLGLGSTAIVISPLRALMHDQVKNARSRGLRAAYIDSSVPPSRKREIIAAAREGLLDLVYVTPEGFSSGPASELVSTSGEASLVVLDEAHALSRWGLSFRPSYLYVARQLKDRASAGWPPIVALTASAPSDVVRDVLSELGYQDYEERRISLGPETAEVSYSGKPVVLRAPSLRPEISIDVVPARDGPDRLEDIAAHAEELTRWADSLGGPWVGIVFVPFVQSDSRPWLNAEEVAKFLGRRLGEDIAVYHGQLSDSERRRVEEEIVSSSRTGRGPRIVVATKAFGMGVDIPNIRWTLHAAPSGSVEDLYQEIGRAGRDGKPARAVILYNPSDMTVQSAMAKGEAIRPLSVHRTLQLIAEAMQYVKYRDGVIPIPIKGREGEWGLVKYLDVLRVAGLIDYEVVRGPLLAYDLPREKVEEEAGWCIPMSDGTCISRAVRGLEGRRVYFNICDNDASIGLKAQEACKSISYDGLVALVSVTSGWRRPRRYLDPELYAISLWLSLREGRKVKELSDLLEAAVAARARGGQQLADSQVKRAIEELLARGVRPPLGGVRLGKVVRCDSLDECVDRAIKDVIEVEELVGEGSVVIGASPTAAPLVSARYLKLTGRSPSVSPSYYRRLASLARRGELEKAMNMGYVVVVAKDSEKVNEVVKLVHGYPYASFYLYARSKA